One Phycisphaera mikurensis NBRC 102666 DNA window includes the following coding sequences:
- the lhgO gene encoding L-2-hydroxyglutarate oxidase: MNDVTLIGGGIVGLATAWNLLQDHPGLKVSVLEKESTLAKHQTGHNSGVLHSGIYYKPGSLKAINCRAGKKAMEAFCEEHGVPYKLCGKVITATDEKELPKLDAIFERGQANGIDCERISGERCRELEPHVASVGAIHVPESGIVDYAEVCLTMGRLIEERGGEVLLSSEVTGMTRGKDGVTTLRHHGDVRTETRTKLVVNCGGLHCDRVTKLSGNEPSAQIVPFRGEYFELTPEAEHLCKTLIYPVPDPAFPFLGVHFTSMIGGGVECGPNAVLALGRECYGKFEMNPRDLWESLTYPGFVKMAAKNWKMGVGEMWRSYNKAAFVKALARLMPEIRAEHLVACPSGIRAQALKRDGTLVDDFIVDEADGVVNVNNAPSPAATASLNIGKLITEKLGPRLPARPAAVAV, encoded by the coding sequence ATGAACGACGTGACCCTCATCGGCGGCGGCATCGTCGGCCTCGCGACCGCCTGGAACCTGCTGCAGGACCACCCCGGGCTGAAGGTCTCCGTGCTGGAGAAGGAATCGACGCTCGCCAAGCACCAGACCGGCCACAACTCCGGGGTGCTGCACAGCGGCATCTACTACAAGCCGGGCTCGTTGAAGGCGATCAACTGCCGGGCCGGCAAGAAAGCGATGGAGGCCTTCTGCGAGGAGCACGGCGTGCCGTACAAGCTCTGCGGCAAGGTCATCACCGCCACCGACGAGAAGGAGCTGCCCAAGCTCGACGCCATCTTCGAGCGGGGCCAGGCCAACGGCATCGACTGCGAGCGGATCTCCGGCGAGCGGTGCCGCGAGCTCGAGCCGCACGTCGCCAGCGTCGGCGCGATCCACGTCCCCGAGAGCGGCATCGTCGACTACGCCGAGGTCTGTCTCACGATGGGCCGTCTCATCGAGGAGCGCGGCGGCGAGGTGCTGCTGTCTTCGGAGGTCACCGGCATGACCCGCGGGAAGGACGGCGTCACCACGCTCCGCCACCACGGCGACGTTCGGACCGAGACCCGAACGAAGCTCGTCGTCAACTGCGGCGGCCTGCACTGCGACCGCGTGACGAAGCTCTCCGGCAACGAGCCCTCGGCCCAGATCGTCCCCTTCCGCGGCGAGTACTTCGAGCTGACCCCCGAGGCCGAGCACCTCTGCAAGACGCTCATCTACCCGGTGCCCGACCCGGCCTTCCCCTTCCTGGGCGTGCACTTCACGAGCATGATCGGCGGCGGCGTGGAGTGCGGCCCCAACGCCGTGCTGGCGCTGGGCCGCGAGTGCTATGGCAAGTTCGAGATGAACCCGCGGGACCTCTGGGAGTCGCTGACCTACCCCGGCTTCGTGAAGATGGCCGCGAAGAACTGGAAGATGGGCGTGGGCGAGATGTGGCGGAGCTACAACAAGGCGGCCTTCGTGAAGGCGCTCGCGCGGCTCATGCCCGAGATCCGGGCCGAGCACCTGGTCGCCTGCCCCAGCGGCATCCGGGCCCAGGCGCTCAAGCGCGACGGCACCCTGGTCGACGACTTCATCGTCGACGAGGCCGACGGGGTGGTCAACGTGAACAACGCGCCGAGCCCCGCCGCCACCGCCTCCTTGAACATCGGCAAGCTCATCACCGAGAAGCTCGGGCCGCGCCTGCCCGCCCGGCCGGCCGCCGTCGCGGTGTGA
- a CDS encoding prenyltransferase/squalene oxidase repeat-containing protein, with protein MRKLFLLAWGAVVPAVLAAASHAAPADRGGSASAEAAVRGGLGFLVQHQDADGAWSPGPGPAVTALVLRALLQDGRTPPTDPAAAAALSYVLDAVQPDGSFRGGPDGMLANYNTAICVSALAQLPGDPRASAAVRGGVDFLRAKQWQAGMTDPAGDAVDDCHPYFGGAGYGRHGRPDVSNTQMMVQALHDAGLSPSDPAFQRAATFIARCQGSEANDFFPPGTIKPDGGIIYSTSEDRGNIGVPQSMANPGQLDPTVDEGLRRPVSGLRGYGSMTYAGFKSFLYAGLTREDPRVAAALGWIRENHTLERNPGMPDGLDQQGLYYYYLVYGQALAAFGEDLVEQAGGDPLDWRAALAAALAQRQRPDGSWSNDEDRWMEGDPNLATAFAVLALQAAAR; from the coding sequence ATGCGCAAACTCTTCCTCTTGGCGTGGGGGGCGGTGGTTCCCGCCGTGCTCGCGGCGGCCTCGCACGCCGCCCCCGCGGACCGTGGCGGTTCCGCGTCCGCGGAGGCCGCGGTCCGCGGCGGGCTCGGCTTCCTCGTGCAACACCAAGACGCGGACGGCGCCTGGAGCCCCGGGCCCGGCCCGGCGGTGACGGCGCTGGTGCTCCGCGCGCTCCTCCAGGACGGGCGGACGCCGCCGACGGATCCGGCGGCGGCCGCGGCGTTGTCCTACGTGCTGGACGCGGTGCAGCCGGACGGCTCGTTCCGCGGCGGGCCCGACGGGATGCTGGCGAACTACAACACCGCAATCTGCGTGTCCGCGCTGGCGCAGCTGCCCGGCGACCCGAGGGCTTCCGCCGCGGTGCGGGGCGGCGTCGACTTCCTCCGCGCCAAGCAGTGGCAGGCCGGGATGACGGATCCCGCCGGCGACGCGGTCGACGATTGCCATCCCTACTTCGGCGGCGCGGGCTACGGCCGGCACGGCCGCCCCGACGTCAGCAACACGCAGATGATGGTGCAGGCCCTGCACGACGCCGGCCTGTCCCCCAGCGACCCCGCCTTCCAGCGGGCCGCGACCTTCATCGCCCGCTGCCAGGGCAGCGAGGCGAACGACTTCTTCCCCCCGGGGACGATCAAGCCCGACGGCGGCATCATCTACTCCACCAGCGAGGACCGCGGGAACATCGGCGTGCCGCAGTCGATGGCGAACCCCGGGCAGCTGGACCCGACGGTCGACGAGGGCCTGCGCCGCCCCGTGTCGGGCCTCCGCGGCTACGGCTCGATGACCTACGCGGGCTTCAAGAGCTTCCTCTACGCGGGCCTCACCCGCGAGGACCCGCGGGTGGCGGCGGCGCTGGGCTGGATCCGCGAGAACCACACGCTCGAGCGCAACCCCGGCATGCCCGACGGGCTCGACCAGCAGGGCCTCTACTACTACTACCTCGTCTACGGCCAGGCGCTCGCGGCCTTCGGCGAGGATCTCGTGGAGCAAGCCGGCGGCGATCCGCTGGACTGGCGCGCCGCGCTGGCGGCGGCGCTCGCCCAGCGGCAGCGGCCGGACGGGAGCTGGAGCAACGACGAGGACCGCTGGATGGAGGGCGACCCGAACCTGGCGACCGCCTTCGCCGTCCTGGCGCTGCAGGCCGCGGCCCGGTGA
- a CDS encoding sigma-70 family RNA polymerase sigma factor, with protein MPAPAPDPDPAMPGPAPGEADSDLVLMAALVKRRPEALATLYDRHAGLVMAFCLRVLRDHAEAEQLTLDVFHELWERADRFNPQRSQPRTYLMTVCRSRAIDRLRRRRSSQEARGTGGDGFGVLDGRADPSAGEPLDGLLQDEQRARIDAALGALSEPERRAVELSFFDDLSHREIADALGLPLGTVKTRIRRGLLKLRDGVLRRERGGEQR; from the coding sequence TTGCCCGCTCCCGCTCCCGATCCCGACCCCGCGATGCCGGGCCCCGCACCAGGCGAGGCCGACAGCGATCTGGTGCTGATGGCCGCGCTGGTAAAGCGGCGGCCCGAGGCGCTCGCGACGCTCTACGACCGGCACGCCGGGCTGGTGATGGCGTTCTGCCTGCGGGTGCTCCGCGATCACGCCGAGGCCGAGCAGCTGACGCTGGACGTCTTCCACGAGCTCTGGGAGCGGGCGGACCGCTTCAATCCGCAGCGGAGCCAGCCGCGTACGTACCTCATGACCGTGTGCCGCAGCCGCGCCATCGATCGGCTCCGACGGCGGCGCAGCTCGCAGGAGGCCCGGGGCACCGGGGGCGACGGCTTCGGCGTCCTCGACGGCCGGGCCGACCCCTCGGCGGGGGAACCGCTCGATGGCCTCCTCCAAGACGAGCAGCGCGCCCGGATCGACGCGGCGCTGGGAGCCCTCAGCGAGCCGGAGCGGCGGGCCGTGGAGCTTTCCTTCTTCGACGACCTGAGCCACCGCGAGATCGCGGACGCCCTGGGCCTCCCGCTGGGCACCGTCAAGACCCGCATCCGCCGCGGGCTTCTCAAGCTCCGCGACGGCGTGCTCCGACGTGAGAGGGGGGGCGAGCAGCGGTGA
- a CDS encoding lysylphosphatidylglycerol synthase transmembrane domain-containing protein has translation MPPAAPPKPLARRILGHALRLGVAAAGIAYIVKTVRWTGGVAADGSPEPGFLDLLRDADPGLLLLGLALAALSIPVSSYRWWGLLRAAAVPMPFLRTLRLTYVGNFFNYCIPVGSTGGDVVKAYYAGRGHDRGTGGKTAVWLSVFVDRCSGLFGLLVLATLVGVTQLGDETIRPVVLTVGVVVLAGALAIAGYGWGPTFRGLRLARLDRLRGVGGVFRAARVYREQGMRPVVRAIALTLAVHGLLTVSAACAGLALGLGEHVSLGRLLVVLPLCIAAAAVPLTYQGLGVMEALAISTLAAGDSADNGIVGMLLFLRGYQLTSGFVGAVLLLAFPMEKPGS, from the coding sequence ATGCCGCCCGCCGCCCCGCCCAAGCCGCTCGCCCGCCGGATCCTCGGGCACGCGTTGCGGCTCGGCGTCGCCGCCGCGGGCATCGCTTACATCGTCAAGACGGTGCGCTGGACCGGCGGCGTGGCCGCCGACGGGAGCCCCGAGCCCGGCTTCCTCGACCTCCTCCGAGACGCCGACCCGGGCCTGCTGCTGCTGGGCCTCGCCCTCGCCGCGCTGTCGATCCCCGTCTCCAGCTACCGCTGGTGGGGCCTGCTCCGCGCGGCCGCGGTGCCGATGCCCTTCCTCCGCACGCTGCGGCTCACCTACGTCGGCAACTTCTTCAACTACTGCATCCCCGTGGGCAGCACCGGCGGAGACGTCGTGAAGGCGTACTACGCGGGCCGCGGGCACGACCGCGGGACCGGCGGCAAGACGGCGGTGTGGCTCAGCGTCTTCGTGGACCGCTGCTCGGGGCTCTTCGGCCTGCTCGTGCTGGCGACCCTGGTCGGGGTCACGCAGCTCGGCGACGAGACGATCCGCCCGGTGGTGCTGACGGTGGGCGTCGTGGTGCTCGCCGGGGCGCTGGCGATCGCCGGCTACGGCTGGGGCCCGACCTTCCGCGGGCTGCGCCTGGCCCGCCTCGACCGCTTGCGGGGCGTCGGCGGGGTCTTCCGCGCCGCCCGGGTGTACCGCGAGCAGGGGATGCGGCCGGTGGTCCGCGCCATCGCCCTCACGCTGGCGGTGCACGGCTTGCTCACCGTCTCCGCCGCCTGCGCGGGCCTCGCGCTGGGCCTCGGGGAGCACGTTTCGCTGGGCCGCCTGCTCGTGGTCCTGCCGCTTTGCATCGCCGCCGCCGCCGTGCCGCTGACGTACCAGGGCCTCGGGGTCATGGAAGCCCTCGCGATCTCGACCCTCGCGGCGGGCGACAGCGCGGACAACGGCATCGTCGGGATGCTGCTCTTCCTCCGGGGGTACCAGCTGACTTCCGGCTTCGTCGGCGCGGTGCTGCTGCTGGCCTTCCCGATGGAGAAGCCGGGCTCCTGA
- a CDS encoding metallophosphoesterase family protein has product MRLALLGDVHFFELRMAPRRLLSKRAMGHANLVLNRRKKFAHERLPALLEHLRAQKPDRLLMSGDVTTSSLEAEFARVRTALATLDDAEHAIQTVLVPGNHDAYTFRSHRTSRMRTLLADVVPPSFPHNEPLGDRWELLALDSAVPNRIFSRGRLGAEQFAATRTVIERKRAGEGLVILCHYPCVVPRGTPSGWSHDLKEAAELRELLQASPAEIVFVHGHVHKPWFIGGPRGLRPGVRILNCGSPCMLGPRYPAGQGYWTMDLPADPTRPLNATHHVPQAGGGFASTEHAATPGRP; this is encoded by the coding sequence ATGCGGCTGGCTCTCCTCGGCGACGTCCACTTCTTCGAGCTGCGGATGGCGCCCCGCCGGCTGCTGTCCAAGCGGGCGATGGGCCACGCGAACCTCGTGCTCAACCGGCGGAAGAAGTTCGCCCACGAGCGGCTGCCGGCGCTGCTCGAGCATCTCAGAGCCCAGAAGCCCGACCGGCTGCTGATGAGCGGCGACGTGACGACCTCGTCGCTCGAGGCCGAGTTCGCGCGGGTCAGAACGGCCCTCGCCACGCTCGATGACGCCGAGCACGCCATCCAAACGGTGCTCGTGCCGGGCAACCACGACGCGTACACCTTCCGCAGCCACCGGACCTCGCGCATGCGGACGCTGCTCGCGGACGTGGTGCCGCCGAGCTTCCCGCACAACGAGCCGCTCGGCGACCGGTGGGAGCTGCTGGCGCTGGACTCGGCGGTCCCCAACCGGATCTTCTCCCGCGGCCGCCTCGGCGCCGAGCAGTTCGCCGCAACACGGACCGTCATCGAGCGCAAGCGGGCGGGCGAGGGCCTGGTGATCCTGTGCCACTACCCCTGCGTCGTGCCCCGCGGCACGCCCTCGGGGTGGAGCCACGACCTCAAGGAAGCCGCCGAGCTGCGCGAGCTCCTGCAGGCCAGCCCCGCCGAGATCGTCTTCGTCCACGGCCACGTGCACAAGCCGTGGTTCATCGGGGGGCCCAGGGGCCTGCGGCCCGGCGTCCGCATCCTCAACTGCGGCTCGCCGTGCATGCTCGGGCCGCGGTACCCCGCCGGGCAGGGGTACTGGACGATGGACCTGCCGGCCGACCCGACGCGGCCGCTGAACGCGACGCACCACGTGCCGCAGGCGGGCGGCGGGTTCGCGTCGACCGAGCACGCGGCGACGCCGGGCCGACCGTGA
- a CDS encoding chloride channel protein, with protein sequence MRWWSRSSEALRRRFGGTGWRLMPMAAAVGAAMGVVAVAFDRLVGEAGRLIFSLPGGRAFAGVDLVLLVLLPAGGGLLVGLISLLAGRLTPLSRGPGIPVVVEALARRDGDIPAEAGLFRAVTASLTIGSGGSAGVEGPIILIGSALSSALARLGRVSAEQRRTLVGCGAAAATAAIFNAPIAAVIFVLEVILRDFSTRTFAPIVVASVFGTVTAQAILGRNEAVFEVVTELNIERVFTGQELAHYAVLGVLAGLVGAGVSASVRAAERVGKRAAGPPWLKPALGGALLGLLGVVWMATLGPAAGGGTEAPPFFGNGYPVIERLLRPETYAQEGGGVVLLAALLGFKLLGTCLTLGSGGAGGVIAPSLMIGATLGALFASVCTALGAFPGESPATYAFAGMAGLIAAVAGCPLAAFLLVFEITGDYQLILPAMLVAILATGVAQLFVPDSIYVAMLRERGVRTGAYADYTLLRRLHARDVPLVPAVTVRPEAPAAELLALSRRYAVTDFVVVDASDGYVGLVTAEDFRALLLAADALPLVVVGELMRTGLPPVNPDHTLDLVMEQFSRHDVAGLPVVDGGGRIRGMLTRVMLIRSYQETLAARG encoded by the coding sequence ATGCGGTGGTGGTCCCGATCGTCCGAGGCGCTCCGGCGACGCTTCGGCGGCACCGGCTGGAGGCTCATGCCGATGGCGGCCGCCGTCGGGGCGGCGATGGGCGTGGTGGCCGTCGCCTTCGACCGCCTCGTCGGGGAGGCGGGCCGGCTGATCTTCTCGCTCCCGGGGGGCCGCGCCTTCGCCGGCGTCGACCTCGTGCTGCTGGTGCTGCTGCCCGCGGGCGGCGGGCTGCTCGTGGGGCTGATCTCGCTGCTGGCGGGACGGCTGACGCCGCTGTCGCGGGGTCCGGGGATCCCGGTGGTGGTGGAGGCGCTGGCGCGGCGGGACGGGGACATTCCCGCGGAGGCCGGGCTGTTCCGGGCGGTGACGGCGAGCCTGACGATCGGCTCGGGCGGGTCCGCCGGCGTGGAGGGGCCGATCATCCTGATCGGCTCGGCGCTCTCCTCGGCGCTCGCGCGGCTGGGCCGGGTCAGCGCCGAGCAGCGGCGGACGCTGGTGGGTTGCGGCGCGGCGGCCGCGACGGCGGCCATCTTCAACGCCCCCATCGCCGCCGTGATCTTCGTGCTGGAGGTGATCCTGCGCGACTTCTCGACGCGGACCTTCGCGCCGATCGTGGTCGCCAGCGTCTTCGGCACCGTCACGGCGCAGGCGATCCTCGGCCGCAACGAGGCCGTCTTCGAGGTGGTGACCGAGCTGAACATCGAGCGCGTCTTCACCGGCCAGGAGCTCGCCCACTACGCGGTGCTCGGCGTGCTCGCCGGCCTGGTCGGCGCCGGCGTGAGCGCGTCGGTGCGGGCGGCGGAGCGGGTGGGCAAGCGGGCGGCCGGGCCGCCGTGGCTCAAGCCGGCCCTGGGCGGGGCGCTGCTGGGCCTGCTCGGGGTCGTCTGGATGGCGACGCTGGGCCCCGCGGCGGGGGGCGGGACCGAGGCGCCGCCTTTCTTCGGCAACGGCTACCCGGTCATCGAGCGGCTGCTCCGGCCCGAGACGTACGCGCAGGAAGGCGGCGGCGTCGTGCTGCTCGCGGCGCTGCTGGGGTTCAAGCTCCTGGGCACCTGCCTGACGCTGGGCTCGGGCGGCGCGGGCGGCGTGATCGCCCCGAGCCTGATGATCGGGGCGACGCTCGGAGCGCTCTTCGCTTCGGTCTGCACGGCGCTCGGCGCGTTCCCCGGCGAGAGCCCCGCGACGTACGCATTCGCCGGGATGGCGGGCCTGATCGCCGCGGTCGCGGGGTGTCCGCTGGCGGCGTTCCTGCTCGTGTTCGAGATCACCGGCGATTACCAGCTGATCCTGCCGGCGATGCTCGTGGCGATCCTCGCCACCGGCGTGGCGCAGCTGTTCGTGCCCGACTCGATCTACGTCGCGATGCTCCGCGAGCGCGGCGTCCGCACCGGGGCCTACGCCGACTACACCCTGCTGCGCCGGCTGCACGCCCGCGACGTGCCGCTGGTGCCGGCGGTGACGGTGCGCCCCGAGGCGCCGGCCGCGGAGCTTCTGGCCCTCTCGCGACGCTACGCCGTCACCGACTTCGTGGTGGTCGACGCGAGCGACGGCTACGTCGGCCTCGTCACCGCCGAGGACTTCCGCGCCCTCTTGCTCGCGGCGGACGCGCTGCCGCTGGTGGTGGTCGGCGAGCTGATGCGGACGGGCCTGCCGCCGGTGAACCCCGACCACACGCTGGACCTGGTGATGGAGCAGTTTTCGCGGCACGACGTCGCGGGGCTGCCGGTGGTCGACGGCGGCGGCCGCATCCGCGGGATGCTGACGCGGGTCATGCTGATCCGCTCGTACCAGGAGACGCTGGCGGCCCGCGGCTGA
- a CDS encoding MFS transporter, giving the protein MRLLPAQDADRSPLQRDLRTVTLAWAFGSAWLWIISGAVMTRFVTAAGLPDWGFGFLAAIPFLGALSQLPASWWINARGGRRTLFLVLGTVGRLGFTAAAVLPWLMPASLPAWPGVVAVLLLAWSCMQATGPAWMNWMSDLIPRRIRGRYFARRASLVTPVAIAASIGSALLLDAFGGGGEPGPGADLGLTSAMVAAAGALGAIDILLFLRIADPHAGPRKQRHDRPPFRVVDLLNPLRDAHFRHFLGLNFGFTLATAFIGQYLWLYVLDAEQGLGWSNLKANLLIISVPMVTALFTRPFWGRMCDRRGKKPVVLISGGVVCFGAVGWGIMTPELFWPGYLIVILTTAAWPGMELANFNFLLEFSKDADRSRRDERGAGAQSAALLSVATAVAGGLSGLVGGVVAHHLRGWSDVRVLPAGLPLGLGGVVFTFTFFHVLFALSTLLRFGALAFALGLREPAAAGTRDVVRFMAAGLYNNVRVAATTPVRLPGLARKWAYRLPRPRVR; this is encoded by the coding sequence ATGCGCCTGCTCCCCGCCCAAGACGCCGACCGCTCGCCGCTGCAGAGAGACCTCCGCACGGTGACGCTCGCGTGGGCGTTCGGATCGGCTTGGCTGTGGATCATCTCGGGCGCGGTGATGACCCGCTTCGTCACGGCCGCCGGGCTGCCGGACTGGGGCTTCGGTTTCCTCGCGGCGATCCCGTTCCTGGGCGCGCTGTCGCAGCTGCCGGCGAGCTGGTGGATCAACGCGCGCGGCGGGCGGCGGACGCTGTTCCTCGTGCTGGGCACGGTCGGGCGCCTGGGCTTCACCGCGGCGGCGGTTCTGCCGTGGCTGATGCCCGCGAGCCTTCCGGCGTGGCCGGGCGTGGTGGCGGTGCTGCTGCTGGCCTGGTCGTGCATGCAGGCGACGGGGCCGGCGTGGATGAACTGGATGAGCGACCTCATCCCGCGGCGCATCCGCGGCCGCTACTTCGCGCGGCGGGCGAGCCTGGTGACGCCGGTGGCCATCGCGGCGTCGATCGGGTCGGCGCTGCTGCTCGACGCCTTCGGCGGCGGCGGGGAGCCGGGGCCGGGCGCGGACCTCGGCCTCACCTCGGCGATGGTGGCGGCGGCCGGGGCGCTCGGGGCGATCGACATCCTGCTCTTCCTGAGGATCGCCGACCCGCACGCCGGGCCCCGGAAGCAGCGCCACGACCGGCCGCCCTTCCGCGTCGTCGACCTGCTCAACCCGCTGCGGGATGCGCACTTCCGCCACTTCCTGGGCTTGAACTTCGGCTTCACGCTCGCGACCGCCTTCATCGGCCAGTACCTCTGGCTCTACGTGCTCGACGCGGAGCAGGGGCTGGGCTGGAGCAATCTGAAGGCGAACCTGCTGATCATCTCGGTCCCGATGGTGACGGCGCTGTTCACCCGGCCGTTCTGGGGCCGGATGTGCGACCGCCGCGGGAAGAAGCCGGTGGTCCTGATCAGCGGCGGGGTCGTCTGCTTCGGCGCGGTTGGCTGGGGGATCATGACGCCGGAGCTGTTTTGGCCGGGCTACCTGATCGTGATCCTCACGACCGCGGCTTGGCCGGGCATGGAGCTGGCGAACTTCAACTTCCTCCTGGAGTTCAGCAAGGACGCCGACCGCAGCCGGCGAGACGAGCGGGGGGCCGGGGCGCAGTCGGCGGCGCTGCTGTCGGTGGCGACCGCGGTCGCGGGAGGGCTCTCGGGCCTCGTCGGCGGGGTGGTCGCCCACCACCTCCGCGGCTGGTCGGACGTCCGCGTGCTGCCGGCCGGCCTGCCGCTGGGGCTGGGCGGGGTCGTCTTCACGTTCACCTTCTTCCACGTGCTGTTCGCGCTGTCGACGCTGCTCCGCTTCGGCGCCCTGGCCTTCGCGCTCGGCCTCCGCGAGCCCGCCGCCGCGGGCACCCGCGACGTCGTCCGCTTCATGGCCGCCGGCCTCTACAACAACGTGCGGGTCGCCGCGACGACGCCGGTTCGGCTGCCGGGCTTGGCCCGCAAGTGGGCGTACCGGCTGCCGCGTCCCCGCGTCCGCTGA
- a CDS encoding anti-sigma factor domain-containing protein has product MPDATPEPTPDDAVRALMLVVVAGRAEPEEQVRAKALLDAGDPAALRAWSEAETTLAALAGSLEPVPPPPALRARLMAGIADAATATATAGGVPAAAARRRVTPAAAARGWPWGLVGGAVAAALTAAAFFAWSDAERRSRAQTIAALRAEVAAQREALFSLEADRVRLASLRTALASRAVELVVLAGTPAQPSAHARLLWDADAARFYLYARGLRPAGDAGDYQLWSVDDAGIKRSLAVFDAEADGSVALQLELPGGEGTAVLAAITDEPAGGSPQPTGSFQLLGEFPAGG; this is encoded by the coding sequence ATGCCCGACGCCACCCCCGAGCCGACGCCCGACGACGCGGTGCGTGCGTTGATGCTCGTGGTCGTCGCCGGCCGCGCCGAGCCGGAGGAGCAGGTCCGCGCCAAGGCGCTGCTGGACGCGGGGGACCCGGCGGCGCTGCGGGCGTGGAGCGAAGCCGAGACGACGCTGGCGGCGCTCGCCGGCTCGCTCGAGCCGGTCCCGCCGCCGCCGGCGCTGCGGGCGAGGCTGATGGCGGGCATCGCCGACGCGGCCACGGCCACGGCCACGGCCGGCGGCGTGCCCGCGGCCGCCGCCCGCCGGCGGGTAACCCCCGCCGCCGCCGCTCGCGGATGGCCCTGGGGCCTCGTCGGCGGCGCCGTCGCCGCCGCCCTGACCGCCGCGGCCTTCTTCGCCTGGAGCGACGCCGAGCGGCGGAGCCGCGCACAGACGATCGCGGCGCTGCGGGCCGAGGTCGCGGCGCAACGGGAGGCCCTGTTCTCCCTGGAAGCCGACCGGGTCCGCCTCGCGTCGCTCCGGACCGCGCTCGCGTCGCGCGCCGTCGAGTTGGTGGTGCTGGCGGGCACCCCGGCTCAGCCTTCCGCGCACGCCCGGCTGCTGTGGGACGCCGACGCCGCCCGGTTCTACCTCTACGCGCGGGGGCTGCGGCCGGCCGGCGACGCCGGGGACTACCAGCTGTGGTCGGTGGACGACGCGGGCATCAAGCGGTCGCTGGCGGTCTTCGACGCGGAGGCCGACGGCAGCGTCGCGCTGCAGCTGGAGCTCCCCGGCGGCGAGGGCACCGCCGTCCTCGCGGCGATCACCGACGAGCCCGCCGGCGGGTCGCCGCAGCCCACCGGGAGCTTCCAGCTGCTCGGCGAGTTCCCCGCGGGCGGGTAG